In Microbacterium cremeum, a genomic segment contains:
- a CDS encoding zinc-binding alcohol dehydrogenase family protein: MVVDADMRAWTTHGSGDARLTIVPVPEIAAHSLLVRVEACGVCRTDLHVIDGDIARHRDPVIPGHQVVGEVIATGSATSRFAVGDRVGVAWLAETCGSCRWCISGKENLCPNARFTGWDVDGGHADQVIVDERFAYAFPAGVDPVDTAPLLCAGIIGFRALSRARLPAGGALGVYGFGSSGHLTAQMAAAQGATVHVMTRGEHNRALARALNLGFVGEEAEEPPSDLDAAIVFAPAGPLVLAALRATAPGGTVVLAGIHMSDIPAMSYEDHLFGERDLRTVTANTREDGEGFLRLAGNLGLKASVSRYRFADTGRALDDLRAGRAAGSLVIDRSLR; this comes from the coding sequence ATGGTGGTCGACGCGGATATGCGGGCCTGGACGACGCACGGCAGTGGAGACGCGCGCCTGACGATCGTCCCTGTTCCCGAGATCGCGGCGCACAGCCTCCTCGTGCGGGTGGAGGCGTGCGGGGTGTGCCGCACCGACTTGCACGTGATCGACGGCGATATCGCACGGCATCGTGACCCTGTGATCCCCGGGCATCAGGTCGTGGGCGAGGTGATCGCGACGGGATCCGCGACATCGCGTTTCGCGGTCGGTGACCGTGTCGGCGTGGCCTGGCTCGCCGAGACCTGCGGAAGCTGTCGCTGGTGCATATCGGGGAAGGAGAATCTCTGTCCGAACGCACGTTTCACGGGGTGGGACGTCGATGGCGGGCACGCAGACCAGGTGATCGTGGACGAGCGTTTCGCGTACGCGTTCCCCGCCGGTGTCGACCCCGTGGATACCGCCCCGCTCCTGTGCGCCGGCATCATCGGCTTCCGTGCGCTCTCGCGGGCACGGCTGCCGGCCGGAGGGGCGCTGGGCGTGTACGGCTTCGGATCGAGCGGACATCTCACCGCGCAGATGGCGGCCGCGCAGGGTGCCACGGTGCATGTGATGACCCGCGGCGAGCACAACCGCGCTCTGGCTCGCGCGCTGAACCTCGGGTTCGTCGGAGAGGAGGCCGAGGAGCCTCCGTCGGACTTGGACGCGGCCATCGTGTTCGCCCCGGCGGGCCCACTGGTGCTCGCTGCCCTTCGGGCTACGGCCCCCGGCGGGACGGTCGTGCTCGCAGGGATCCACATGAGCGACATTCCGGCAATGTCGTACGAAGACCACCTCTTCGGGGAACGCGACCTCCGCACCGTCACGGCGAACACACGCGAGGATGGGGAGGGCTTCTTGCGGCTGGCAGGAAACCTCGGCCTGAAGGCCTCCGTTTCGCGCTACCGGTTCGCGGACACCGGCCGCGCTCTCGACGATCTGCGTGCCGGACGTGCTGCGGGATCACTGGTGATCGATCGCTCGCTCCGCTGA
- a CDS encoding GAF domain-containing protein, which produces MDEQRLSFPDGPRLDLDDALSTLLAQAERVRTTQERLRALLAATQAVVEESDLSTVLRRIVEAATALVDAEYGALGVIAPERDSLEEFIYVGLTESEAARIGHLPTGHGLLGALIVDPHPIRLPHMADDDRAAGFPPHHPHMESFLGVPVRVRDEVFGNLYLTNRRNGQFTVEDEQLIEALATTAGFAVENARLLDQARTRARWMTTAAELSAAVLSSPTETALDLIAGRIFDLPDVDQVAVLLTDEEGTTVRVAAARGRDEALLRGRTFEAHTVCAGKVLDSGRPLAFARSAADGDPLRLGDEDWVGPALVAPLRTRARLWGAVCLARSADARRFTPTETESAADLASRASIALELAHAREEGQRSMLADDRQRIARDLHDHVIQQLFGTGLTLQAVATGIPPGPATDRVHGAIAQLDDAISQIRTVVFALSSRDEGSVRHRIIDAVAELSAGLQRPPSMRFTGPVDHAIAGTLAADVVGVARELLSNAVRHARADRISLEVGVIDGAVAVAVEDDGIGMRDDGRRSGLDNLAHRAEAGGGEFSVSSGDTGTVARWSVPLDGERPGEQGAVIP; this is translated from the coding sequence ATGGACGAGCAGCGGCTGTCGTTTCCTGACGGTCCACGGCTCGACCTCGACGATGCCCTGTCGACGCTGCTCGCACAGGCAGAGCGTGTCCGGACCACGCAGGAGCGGTTGCGGGCGCTGCTGGCGGCGACGCAGGCGGTGGTGGAGGAGAGCGACCTGTCCACCGTCCTCCGCCGGATCGTGGAGGCGGCCACCGCCCTCGTCGACGCAGAGTACGGCGCGCTGGGGGTCATCGCCCCCGAACGCGACTCGCTCGAAGAGTTCATCTACGTGGGGCTGACGGAGTCCGAGGCGGCGAGGATCGGGCATCTTCCTACCGGGCACGGGCTGTTGGGTGCATTGATCGTCGATCCGCACCCCATCCGGCTGCCCCACATGGCCGACGATGACCGCGCAGCCGGGTTCCCGCCCCATCATCCCCACATGGAGTCGTTTCTGGGGGTTCCGGTCCGCGTCCGCGACGAAGTCTTCGGCAACCTGTACCTGACCAACCGGCGCAACGGGCAGTTCACCGTGGAAGACGAGCAACTCATCGAGGCGCTGGCGACCACCGCCGGATTCGCCGTCGAGAACGCCCGCCTCCTGGATCAGGCGCGCACCCGGGCACGGTGGATGACGACCGCGGCGGAGCTGTCGGCGGCGGTCCTCTCTTCACCGACCGAGACGGCGCTCGACCTCATCGCCGGCCGGATCTTCGACCTCCCGGATGTCGATCAGGTCGCCGTGCTGCTGACGGACGAGGAGGGGACGACCGTCCGCGTCGCGGCTGCCCGCGGGCGCGATGAGGCGCTGCTGCGGGGGAGGACCTTCGAAGCGCACACGGTATGCGCCGGGAAGGTCCTGGACAGCGGCAGGCCCCTCGCGTTCGCGCGCAGCGCCGCCGATGGAGATCCCCTCCGCCTGGGGGACGAGGACTGGGTTGGACCGGCGCTGGTCGCCCCCCTCCGCACGCGCGCGCGGCTCTGGGGAGCGGTGTGCCTCGCACGAAGCGCCGATGCTCGGCGATTCACGCCGACAGAGACGGAGAGCGCCGCGGACCTCGCCTCGCGAGCAAGCATCGCACTGGAGCTCGCGCATGCCCGCGAGGAGGGGCAGCGCTCGATGCTCGCCGACGATCGTCAGCGGATCGCCCGCGACCTGCACGACCACGTCATCCAACAGCTGTTCGGCACCGGGCTCACGCTGCAAGCCGTTGCCACCGGCATCCCACCCGGCCCGGCGACCGATCGTGTCCATGGCGCGATCGCCCAGCTCGACGATGCGATCTCGCAGATCAGGACGGTTGTCTTCGCGCTGTCCAGCCGCGACGAAGGCTCTGTTCGCCATCGCATCATCGATGCCGTGGCGGAGCTGTCGGCCGGACTGCAGCGACCGCCCTCGATGAGGTTCACGGGTCCCGTCGATCACGCCATCGCGGGCACCCTCGCTGCCGATGTCGTCGGGGTGGCGCGGGAGTTGCTGAGCAACGCGGTGCGTCACGCACGGGCGGACCGCATATCGCTCGAGGTCGGAGTGATCGACGGTGCCGTCGCCGTCGCCGTGGAAGACGATGGAATCGGGATGCGCGACGACGGCCGCCGCAGCGGACTGGACAATCTCGCCCACCGCGCGGAGGCCGGCGGCGGTGAGTTCTCGGTGTCCTCCGGCGACACAGGCACCGTCGCGAGATGGTCTGTGCCGTTGGACGGCGAACGACCCGGCGAGCAGGGAGCGGTGATTCCGTGA
- a CDS encoding response regulator produces the protein MIKVFLVDDHEIVRRGLADLIGSHADLEVVGEAASIHQATGRIEATQPDVAVLDVRLPDGSGIDLCRDIRSRMPQVACLILTGYDDDAAVRAAVMAGAAGYALKDIGGSRLVDAIRAVAAGRSLMDPRLVHQATTLIRRRAEDDDPRLGSLGLRERQILKLIADGLTNRQIGERLGIAEKTVKNYVSSLLAKLGLERRTQAAIFQLEHPSD, from the coding sequence GTGATCAAGGTGTTCCTGGTCGACGACCATGAGATCGTGCGCCGTGGATTGGCCGACCTCATCGGGTCCCACGCCGACCTCGAAGTCGTGGGTGAGGCGGCATCCATTCACCAGGCGACCGGCCGCATCGAGGCCACCCAGCCCGACGTCGCCGTGCTGGACGTTCGGCTTCCCGACGGCAGCGGCATCGATCTGTGCCGAGACATCCGCTCCCGTATGCCGCAGGTCGCGTGCCTGATCCTCACCGGCTACGACGACGATGCCGCCGTGCGCGCGGCGGTCATGGCCGGCGCAGCCGGATACGCGCTCAAGGACATCGGTGGCTCACGCCTGGTCGATGCGATTCGCGCTGTGGCGGCGGGCCGCTCGCTGATGGACCCCCGGCTCGTGCACCAGGCGACGACGCTGATCCGCCGGCGCGCCGAGGACGACGATCCCCGGCTGGGTTCGCTGGGCCTACGAGAACGTCAGATCCTCAAGCTCATCGCCGACGGCCTGACGAATCGGCAGATCGGGGAGCGGCTCGGGATCGCCGAGAAGACGGTCAAGAACTACGTGTCGTCCCTGCTGGCCAAGCTCGGGCTGGAACGACGCACGCAAGCGGCGATCTTCCAGTTGGAGCATCCGTCCGACTGA
- a CDS encoding flavodoxin family protein, with translation MNADAQDAPRVVIVYESMFGSTRLIAEAIAEGMRPTVPVTVVPIAAVGDFPGETDLLVVGGPTHAHGMSRPESRSDAVRWAANEQLDLQLDDAWHDTGIREWLKSSPPHVDHFAAFDTRVDMPRLFTGSAAAAIDRKLGKLGAHRLSDPRSFLVDRSSTLEPGEIDRARAWGAELAERLVPDPHA, from the coding sequence ATGAACGCAGACGCACAGGACGCGCCGCGAGTCGTCATCGTCTACGAGTCCATGTTCGGAAGCACCCGGCTCATCGCCGAGGCGATCGCTGAGGGGATGCGGCCGACCGTGCCTGTCACCGTGGTGCCGATCGCCGCCGTCGGAGACTTCCCCGGCGAGACCGATCTGCTCGTGGTGGGAGGGCCCACGCACGCCCACGGCATGAGTCGACCGGAATCCCGCTCGGACGCCGTCCGGTGGGCCGCGAACGAGCAGCTCGACCTCCAGCTGGACGATGCCTGGCACGACACCGGCATCCGCGAGTGGCTGAAGAGCAGCCCGCCCCACGTCGATCACTTCGCCGCGTTCGACACCCGCGTCGACATGCCGCGGCTCTTCACGGGCTCGGCAGCGGCGGCCATCGACAGAAAGCTCGGCAAGCTCGGAGCCCACCGCCTGAGCGATCCGCGCAGCTTCCTCGTCGACCGCAGCAGCACGCTCGAGCCGGGCGAGATCGACCGAGCACGAGCCTGGGGCGCCGAGCTGGCCGAGCGGTTGGTCCCGGACCCGCATGCCTGA
- the adhP gene encoding alcohol dehydrogenase AdhP, with product MRAAVVTGFGSPAEVEERSVPQPGPGQVLVRLEACGLCHTDIHAMRGDWPVKAHLPLVPGHEGVGIIEQLGDGVTSRTVGQRVAMPWLGYACGECRYCVDGRENLCEQQFNNGYGVDGGYAEYMLAEARFAVPVPDGVTPMDAAPLTCAGVTTYAAIKNARITPGETVAVFGVGGLGHLAVQYARLVGAKVIAVDVTDEKLALATALGADHVVNARTDDPVEAIRRLGGADAAVVLAVVPAVFRQAFDALNRGGRLVLVSLPADGELTVPIFDTVLKGISIIGSIVGTRQDLAEVFALHAAGRTHVITEARELQDVNASVDEVLAGTVPARLVFAYHTADLVPVGDAAEAIV from the coding sequence ATGCGAGCAGCAGTCGTCACAGGTTTCGGATCGCCGGCCGAGGTCGAGGAGCGGTCCGTTCCGCAGCCTGGTCCGGGTCAGGTCCTGGTCCGTCTCGAGGCATGCGGGCTGTGCCACACCGACATCCACGCCATGCGCGGTGACTGGCCGGTGAAAGCGCATCTGCCGCTCGTCCCCGGCCACGAGGGCGTCGGCATCATCGAGCAGCTCGGCGACGGCGTGACCTCTCGCACCGTCGGACAGCGCGTCGCGATGCCCTGGCTCGGATACGCGTGCGGCGAGTGCCGCTACTGCGTCGACGGGCGCGAGAACCTCTGCGAGCAGCAGTTCAACAACGGGTACGGCGTCGACGGCGGATACGCCGAGTACATGCTCGCCGAGGCACGTTTCGCGGTTCCCGTCCCGGACGGCGTGACTCCCATGGATGCCGCGCCCCTGACGTGCGCCGGAGTCACCACCTACGCGGCGATCAAGAACGCGAGAATCACACCGGGCGAGACCGTTGCGGTGTTCGGTGTCGGCGGACTCGGCCACCTCGCGGTCCAGTACGCCCGACTGGTGGGCGCCAAGGTCATCGCCGTCGACGTGACCGACGAGAAGCTCGCGCTCGCGACGGCATTGGGCGCGGACCACGTCGTGAACGCTCGCACCGACGACCCCGTCGAAGCGATCCGCCGGCTCGGCGGCGCCGACGCGGCGGTGGTTCTCGCCGTCGTTCCTGCGGTCTTCCGGCAGGCCTTCGACGCGCTCAACCGAGGGGGCCGGCTCGTGCTGGTCTCTCTCCCGGCCGACGGCGAGCTGACCGTCCCGATCTTCGACACCGTCCTCAAGGGCATCAGCATCATCGGCTCGATCGTGGGCACGCGCCAGGATCTCGCCGAGGTGTTCGCCCTCCACGCCGCCGGACGGACGCACGTGATCACCGAAGCGCGGGAGCTGCAGGACGTCAACGCGTCGGTGGACGAGGTGCTCGCCGGCACGGTTCCCGCCCGACTGGTCTTCGCCTATCACACCGCCGATCTCGTTCCGGTCGGTGACGCTGCCGAAGCAATCGTGTAG
- a CDS encoding pyridoxamine 5'-phosphate oxidase family protein, producing the protein MENSDPVVVLDDEQCWERLREQELGRIVTRVGEVMDIFPVNYVTDGQTLLFRTAQGSKLAELTINSGVLFEADAHTEADAWSVVVHGRAHALDTAAEVQYADGLGLRPWIPTLKYVYVRIVPESVTGRFFERAPEPDRYGIAEY; encoded by the coding sequence ATGGAGAACAGCGACCCCGTCGTCGTCCTCGACGACGAGCAGTGCTGGGAGCGGCTGCGGGAGCAGGAACTCGGACGGATCGTCACACGGGTGGGCGAGGTGATGGACATCTTCCCCGTGAACTACGTGACGGACGGCCAGACCCTTCTGTTCCGGACCGCGCAGGGCAGCAAGCTGGCGGAGCTCACCATCAACAGCGGGGTCCTCTTCGAGGCGGACGCGCACACCGAGGCGGATGCATGGAGCGTGGTCGTCCACGGCCGGGCGCACGCGCTGGATACCGCCGCCGAGGTGCAGTACGCGGATGGGCTCGGGCTTCGCCCGTGGATCCCGACACTCAAGTACGTCTACGTGCGGATCGTGCCGGAATCGGTCACCGGCCGGTTCTTCGAGCGAGCGCCCGAGCCCGACCGGTACGGGATCGCGGAATACTGA
- a CDS encoding epimerase, with translation MNESARPVAVIAGASGFIGRAVAEAFAADGYELRLVGRTAPTRWDDAAALERAVDGADVVVNFAGKSVNCRYTDHNRDEVLGSRVRTTRALREAIAAAGKPPRVWLNSSTATIYRHSMDHANTESSGEIGAGFSVDVARAWERECFAGSLPGTRRVALRTAVVIGDGPATRMLLASARWGLGGTQFDGRPAPHRRYRGIGDRPTGPDHAPWYRTHGRQRFSWVHIDDVVAAIRFIRDDERLAGPINVVAPAVSDNRTLMRTLRRVVGMPVGIPTRRWMLEIGMWALRTEPELALKSRWVSPGVLTDAGFTFTHGDLEAALTDVWDRRGLPGRGVSIPRSRTGRARALARRTGR, from the coding sequence ATGAACGAGAGTGCACGGCCGGTGGCCGTGATCGCGGGCGCGAGCGGGTTCATCGGAAGGGCGGTCGCCGAGGCGTTCGCCGCGGACGGCTACGAGCTCCGACTGGTCGGACGCACGGCGCCGACGCGGTGGGACGACGCCGCAGCTCTCGAGCGCGCCGTGGACGGTGCCGACGTCGTGGTCAACTTCGCCGGGAAGTCGGTGAACTGTCGCTACACCGACCACAACCGCGACGAGGTCCTCGGCTCGCGTGTGCGCACGACGCGTGCGCTCCGGGAGGCGATCGCCGCGGCCGGAAAGCCGCCGCGCGTATGGCTGAACTCGTCGACCGCGACGATCTACCGCCATTCGATGGACCACGCGAACACCGAGTCGAGCGGTGAGATCGGCGCGGGGTTCTCGGTGGACGTGGCCCGCGCGTGGGAGCGGGAGTGCTTCGCCGGGTCACTGCCGGGAACGCGGCGCGTGGCGCTGCGGACGGCCGTCGTCATCGGCGACGGCCCGGCGACGAGGATGCTGCTCGCCAGCGCGCGCTGGGGTCTGGGCGGGACGCAGTTCGACGGCCGGCCTGCGCCGCACCGACGCTACCGCGGGATCGGGGACCGGCCGACCGGGCCCGATCACGCACCCTGGTATCGCACGCACGGTCGCCAGCGGTTCAGCTGGGTGCACATCGACGACGTGGTGGCGGCGATCCGCTTCATCCGCGACGACGAGCGCCTGGCCGGCCCGATCAACGTCGTCGCGCCGGCGGTCTCCGACAACCGGACGCTCATGCGCACTCTGCGACGCGTCGTCGGCATGCCCGTGGGCATCCCCACGAGGCGGTGGATGCTCGAGATCGGCATGTGGGCGCTGCGCACCGAGCCCGAACTCGCGCTCAAGAGCCGCTGGGTCTCCCCCGGCGTCCTGACCGACGCGGGGTTCACGTTCACGCACGGCGACCTCGAAGCGGCGTTGACGGATGTGTGGGATCGCCGCGGCCTGCCCGGGCGGGGCGTCAGTATTCCGCGATCCCGTACCGGTCGGGCTCGGGCGCTCGCTCGAAGAACCGGCCGGTGA
- a CDS encoding SGNH/GDSL hydrolase family protein, whose protein sequence is MHSVLRVQTAASPHDLDDAQRELRDPLCIPDDRAAVMLRGAPWRRVVVLGDSIAEGLGDRVPGYRDRSWAERLVAALESAVGPIASLNLGRRGRRAGEILAYQVPPAVAFAPDLVVVTAGANDILQRSFSLSAVTDEIDRILDRVTSGGALAVTFGLFDLSKVADVPDHVGTRLGRRIAEVNGATQRLAARYDAVHVDFERHPALDRSLFSSDLIHPNRRGHAYIASDVMRALSQRAAQRR, encoded by the coding sequence ATGCACTCCGTGCTTCGCGTGCAGACCGCCGCCTCGCCGCACGACCTCGACGATGCGCAGCGCGAGCTGCGCGACCCCCTCTGCATCCCGGATGATCGGGCCGCGGTCATGCTGCGAGGCGCGCCGTGGCGGCGCGTCGTCGTGCTGGGGGACTCGATCGCCGAAGGGCTGGGCGACCGCGTCCCCGGCTATCGTGATCGCTCCTGGGCCGAGCGCCTCGTCGCAGCGCTGGAATCGGCCGTCGGTCCCATCGCCTCGCTCAATCTCGGAAGGCGAGGACGCCGAGCCGGAGAGATCCTCGCATACCAGGTGCCTCCCGCAGTGGCATTCGCGCCCGACCTCGTGGTCGTCACGGCGGGTGCCAACGACATCCTCCAGCGTTCGTTCTCGCTGTCGGCTGTGACAGACGAGATCGACCGCATCCTCGACCGGGTGACGTCGGGCGGTGCGCTCGCCGTCACGTTCGGGCTCTTCGACCTGTCGAAGGTGGCCGATGTGCCCGATCACGTCGGTACCAGGCTGGGTCGGCGGATCGCCGAGGTGAACGGTGCGACGCAGCGCCTCGCGGCCAGGTACGACGCGGTCCACGTCGACTTCGAGAGGCACCCGGCGCTGGATCGGTCTCTCTTCAGCTCGGACCTGATCCACCCCAATCGGCGAGGCCACGCGTACATCGCCTCCGACGTCATGCGAGCGCTGTCGCAGCGGGCGGCGCAGCGGCGATGA
- a CDS encoding alpha/beta hydrolase, protein MPNVTVSMLGGFELVVGSARVTADTLGRRDPLRLAKYLSLAPQRRAHREQVIDALWPEADFDSVSNRLHKAAHFLRKSTGRDDAAVLAGDTVALFPGEEVLIDVAEFERLARDGLDRGDDAALLSARACYAGDLLPYDLYDEWTFHHRQRLRLRFREVLRGLRDYEALVALDPTDEDGHVGVMKGMLRDGDRAGVIHQYELLCRILEEELGVGPSREAEALRDLAAGPAPPESAPRRPRAAPLATQQVRFCTTVDDVRLAYATSGNGPPLVKASNWLTHLDHDWDSAVWRHWWHALSQNHTLIRYDERGCGLSDWDVDADSFSLEAWVRDLETVVDALGLERFPLLGISQGGPIALTYAARHPERVSHVVIFGTCARSTWQRADDRRRRELAALGELIKVSWGSDQPGFRQVYDAKFLPDGPLEIWQAFDQLQRRSTSPRNAYRLWRAFGGLDCSEAARQVEAPTLILHSRDDLVWGFEEAEELHAMVPGSTLVPLESRNHILRADEPAFGDMLDTVERFLAS, encoded by the coding sequence ATGCCGAACGTGACGGTTTCGATGCTCGGCGGATTCGAGCTCGTGGTCGGCAGCGCGCGCGTCACCGCCGACACCCTCGGCCGGCGCGATCCGCTGCGGCTGGCGAAGTACCTGTCACTCGCGCCGCAGCGGCGCGCGCACCGCGAGCAGGTCATCGACGCTCTCTGGCCGGAGGCCGATTTCGACTCGGTGTCGAATCGGCTCCACAAGGCTGCGCACTTCCTGCGCAAGAGCACCGGCCGCGACGACGCCGCCGTGCTCGCGGGCGACACCGTCGCCCTCTTCCCGGGCGAGGAGGTCCTGATCGACGTCGCCGAGTTCGAGCGCCTCGCGCGAGACGGACTGGACCGCGGCGACGACGCCGCGCTGCTGTCTGCTCGCGCGTGCTACGCGGGCGACCTCCTGCCCTACGACCTGTACGACGAATGGACCTTCCACCATCGACAGCGTCTTCGGCTCAGGTTCCGGGAGGTGCTGCGCGGCCTACGTGACTACGAAGCGCTCGTCGCGCTGGATCCCACCGATGAGGACGGGCATGTCGGCGTGATGAAGGGGATGCTCCGGGACGGCGACCGCGCCGGTGTCATCCACCAGTACGAGCTGCTGTGCAGGATCCTCGAGGAGGAGCTCGGTGTGGGCCCGAGCCGCGAGGCGGAGGCGCTGCGCGATCTGGCCGCAGGACCTGCGCCCCCCGAGAGCGCGCCGCGGCGCCCACGAGCGGCGCCCCTGGCCACGCAGCAGGTGCGATTCTGCACGACGGTGGATGACGTGCGGCTCGCTTACGCGACCAGCGGCAACGGCCCACCGCTGGTCAAGGCCAGCAACTGGCTCACACATCTCGACCACGACTGGGACAGCGCCGTGTGGCGCCACTGGTGGCACGCCCTGTCGCAGAACCACACCCTCATCCGCTACGACGAGCGAGGCTGCGGGCTGTCGGACTGGGATGTCGACGCCGACTCGTTCTCGCTGGAGGCCTGGGTCCGGGACCTCGAGACGGTCGTCGATGCGCTCGGGCTGGAGCGCTTCCCGCTCCTGGGCATATCGCAGGGCGGTCCGATCGCGCTGACCTATGCGGCGCGGCATCCCGAGCGGGTGAGTCATGTCGTCATCTTCGGCACCTGCGCGCGGTCGACGTGGCAGCGCGCGGACGATCGGCGGCGGCGGGAGCTGGCGGCGCTCGGCGAGTTGATCAAGGTCTCGTGGGGCAGCGATCAGCCCGGGTTCCGACAGGTGTACGACGCGAAATTCCTTCCCGACGGGCCGCTCGAGATCTGGCAGGCGTTCGACCAGCTGCAGCGCCGTTCGACCTCGCCACGCAACGCGTATCGGCTGTGGCGTGCCTTCGGCGGGCTCGACTGCAGCGAAGCGGCGCGCCAGGTCGAGGCGCCGACGCTCATCCTGCACTCGCGAGACGACCTCGTCTGGGGATTCGAGGAGGCCGAGGAACTCCACGCGATGGTGCCCGGCAGCACGCTCGTCCCGCTGGAGAGCCGCAACCACATCCTGCGGGCAGATGAGCCGGCTTTCGGGGACATGCTCGATACCGTCGAGCGTTTCCTCGCGAGCTGA